In Amycolatopsis jiangsuensis, the following proteins share a genomic window:
- the hcaB gene encoding 3-(cis-5,6-dihydroxycyclohexa-1,3-dien-1-yl)propanoate dehydrogenase — protein MPGRLAGLSALVTGGGSGLGRAVVDRYLAEGARVTVLERSEEKLHDVVAAHGDRVRGVHGDVTSGRDNETAVQAAVSAFGGLDTFVGNAGLWDFNRPLLDLPMAELESGFRELFDVNVKGYVVGARAAAGALADRGGSMIFTLSNAALYPGGGGVLYTASKHAGVGVVSQLAYELAPRVRVNAVAPGGMATDLRGPAALGLGGRAISDVLPAAEQLRRYSALDMSATAEDYVDPYVLLAARSESRTVTGTVFDASHVGTPRRPGADR, from the coding sequence GTGCCCGGTCGTCTCGCGGGGCTCTCCGCCCTCGTGACCGGTGGCGGTTCCGGCCTCGGCCGCGCCGTCGTCGACCGGTACCTCGCCGAGGGCGCCCGCGTGACCGTGCTCGAGCGGTCCGAGGAGAAACTGCACGACGTCGTGGCCGCGCACGGTGACCGCGTCCGGGGGGTGCACGGGGACGTCACCTCCGGCCGCGACAACGAAACCGCGGTCCAGGCCGCCGTCTCCGCCTTCGGCGGCCTCGACACCTTCGTGGGCAACGCGGGGCTGTGGGACTTCAACCGGCCGCTGCTCGACCTGCCGATGGCCGAGCTCGAAAGCGGGTTCCGCGAGCTCTTCGACGTCAACGTCAAGGGGTACGTCGTCGGTGCCCGCGCCGCGGCCGGAGCCCTGGCGGACCGGGGCGGGTCCATGATCTTCACCCTGTCGAACGCGGCGCTGTACCCCGGTGGCGGGGGAGTCCTGTACACCGCTTCGAAACACGCGGGGGTAGGGGTCGTTTCCCAGCTGGCCTACGAACTGGCCCCGCGGGTCCGGGTCAACGCGGTCGCACCGGGCGGCATGGCGACGGACTTGCGGGGACCGGCCGCATTGGGTTTGGGGGGCCGGGCCATCAGCGACGTGCTGCCCGCGGCCGAGCAGCTGCGCCGGTACTCCGCGCTCGACATGTCGGCGACCGCGGAGGACTACGTCGACCCGTACGTGCTCTTGGCCGCGCGCAGCGAATCCAGGACGGTGACCGGGACGGTCTTCGACGCCAGTCACGTCGGGACCCCACGCCGTCCCGGCGCGGATCGTTGA
- a CDS encoding alpha/beta fold hydrolase, producing MTAPSQELTNESTYRLVDTADYRIQVNEAGEGHPLLLIHGTGPGATGWSNFEPNIRELAASFHCVAVTMPGWGDSSPQDLQTGRDQGRAVLQLMDTMGIDRAAIVGNSMGGAIGMVMATEHPERVSKLIMMGSGIWGVNVMAPSGLSEGMQCIFNAYEDPSPENFQKLVRTMCFDPSFATRELAEERSRTALSKPEHLRNWLDLMRSGAGGTGFLQAGQKMAESDVPTLLVHGRDDRTAHYEMSLRAHAMIPDSRLLMFSRCGHWAQLEHAAEFNAAVKHFLERV from the coding sequence GTGACCGCACCGTCTCAGGAACTGACCAACGAATCGACCTACCGGCTCGTCGACACCGCCGACTACCGGATCCAGGTCAACGAGGCAGGCGAGGGGCATCCGCTCCTGCTGATCCACGGCACCGGACCGGGCGCCACCGGGTGGTCGAACTTCGAGCCGAACATCCGTGAACTCGCCGCGTCCTTCCACTGCGTCGCCGTGACGATGCCCGGCTGGGGAGACTCCAGCCCCCAGGACCTGCAGACCGGGCGCGACCAGGGCCGAGCCGTGCTCCAGCTGATGGACACGATGGGCATCGACCGCGCCGCCATCGTCGGCAACTCCATGGGCGGCGCGATCGGGATGGTGATGGCGACCGAGCACCCGGAGCGGGTCTCGAAACTGATCATGATGGGGTCCGGGATCTGGGGCGTGAACGTCATGGCTCCCAGCGGGCTGTCCGAGGGGATGCAGTGCATCTTCAACGCCTACGAAGACCCTTCGCCGGAGAACTTCCAGAAACTCGTCCGGACGATGTGCTTCGACCCCTCGTTCGCGACCCGTGAACTCGCCGAGGAGCGGTCGCGCACCGCGCTGAGCAAGCCCGAACACCTGCGGAACTGGCTCGACCTCATGCGCAGCGGTGCGGGCGGGACCGGGTTCCTGCAAGCGGGGCAGAAGATGGCCGAGTCCGACGTGCCCACCCTGCTGGTGCACGGGCGGGACGACCGCACCGCGCACTACGAGATGTCGCTGCGCGCCCACGCCATGATCCCGGACTCCCGCCTGCTGATGTTCAGCCGGTGCGGCCACTGGGCGCAGCTCGAGCACGCGGCGGAGTTCAACGCCGCGGTGAAGCACTTCCTGGAGCGTGTCTAG
- a CDS encoding NAD(P)/FAD-dependent oxidoreductase — protein MTRSSCVIVGASAAGVSAAVRMRRMDYPGTITLVDVDPRLPYERPPLSKALLDEGTAGLVPIQPAETYRDLDIDLRLGARVVEVDPARLTVRLGDGDVLKSGRLVLATGVRPRKLTVKGADATNVLSLRDAADAGRIGAHLGRGGPLVIVGGGFIGLELAAVAVDRGIEVTVVEAQPQPLTHVLGPDVAALVTGLHREHGVRLLSGVTVAGFLGPAGRVEEVRLSDGRRLPAAAVVVGVGVEPRHELARSARIDTDDHGIPVNEFGQTSRAWIYATGEVASQFHPDLPRRGRIEHWDAALRHGAAVGSTLAGEPVRYTDPPYAWSDQYGATLQLIGRARPTDELVLREGAAPGRFLAFWLRHGRIGAVAGMDAAREIGVVKRLMAAGVLVGREQLTRSDTNLRALLKARSTMPGSRLAN, from the coding sequence GTGACCAGGTCGAGCTGCGTCATCGTCGGTGCGAGCGCGGCCGGGGTGTCCGCCGCCGTCCGGATGCGGCGGATGGACTATCCCGGAACCATCACGCTCGTCGACGTCGATCCGCGGCTGCCGTACGAACGGCCGCCGCTGTCCAAGGCGCTCCTGGACGAGGGTACCGCCGGACTGGTGCCCATCCAGCCGGCGGAGACCTACCGGGACCTCGACATCGACCTGCGTCTCGGCGCGCGTGTCGTCGAAGTCGACCCGGCGCGGCTGACCGTCCGCCTCGGCGACGGGGACGTCCTGAAGTCCGGGCGCCTCGTCTTGGCGACCGGTGTCCGCCCGCGGAAGCTCACGGTGAAGGGCGCCGACGCGACCAACGTGCTGTCGCTGCGCGATGCCGCCGACGCCGGACGCATCGGCGCGCACCTGGGCCGCGGCGGCCCGCTGGTCATCGTGGGCGGTGGCTTCATCGGCCTCGAACTCGCCGCGGTCGCCGTGGACCGCGGCATCGAGGTCACCGTGGTCGAAGCGCAACCCCAGCCGCTCACGCACGTCCTCGGACCGGACGTGGCCGCGCTCGTGACCGGCCTGCACCGGGAACACGGTGTCCGGCTGCTGTCCGGCGTCACCGTCGCCGGGTTCCTCGGCCCGGCGGGCCGGGTGGAGGAGGTCCGGCTCTCCGACGGGCGACGATTGCCGGCCGCGGCGGTCGTCGTCGGCGTCGGCGTGGAACCACGCCACGAGCTGGCCCGATCGGCCCGCATCGACACCGATGACCACGGCATCCCCGTCAACGAGTTCGGGCAGACCAGCCGCGCCTGGATCTACGCCACGGGCGAGGTCGCCAGCCAATTCCACCCGGACCTGCCGCGGCGCGGCCGGATCGAGCACTGGGACGCCGCCCTGCGGCACGGCGCGGCGGTGGGCTCGACCCTGGCTGGCGAACCGGTCCGCTACACCGACCCGCCCTACGCGTGGTCGGACCAGTACGGCGCGACGCTTCAGCTCATCGGGCGGGCGCGGCCCACCGACGAACTGGTGCTGCGCGAGGGCGCGGCGCCGGGCCGGTTCCTCGCGTTCTGGCTGCGGCACGGCCGCATCGGCGCGGTCGCCGGGATGGACGCCGCTCGGGAGATCGGCGTCGTCAAGCGGCTGATGGCCGCGGGAGTCCTGGTCGGCCGTGAGCAGCTGACCCGCTCCGACACGAACCTGCGCGCGCTCCTGAAGGCGCGCTCCACCATGCCCGGCTCGCGCCTGGCGAACTAG
- a CDS encoding bifunctional 3-phenylpropionate/cinnamic acid dioxygenase ferredoxin subunit, whose amino-acid sequence MPWIRACSVGELDDGDALQLPTTPPIAVFHVDGAFYALDDTCTHGQSSLADGYVDGTQVECAWHFAKFDLKSGAALTPPANVPLCRYQVRVERDEVMVELPDRG is encoded by the coding sequence ATGCCCTGGATACGCGCCTGTTCCGTCGGCGAGCTGGACGACGGCGACGCCCTTCAGCTCCCCACCACCCCTCCGATCGCGGTCTTCCACGTCGACGGCGCGTTCTACGCGCTGGACGACACCTGCACGCACGGTCAGTCCTCGCTGGCCGACGGCTACGTGGACGGCACGCAGGTCGAATGCGCGTGGCACTTCGCGAAGTTCGACCTGAAGAGCGGAGCCGCGCTGACACCGCCGGCGAACGTGCCGCTGTGCAGGTACCAGGTGCGGGTCGAGCGCGACGAGGTCATGGTCGAGCTCCCGGACCGCGGGTGA
- a CDS encoding aromatic-ring-hydroxylating dioxygenase subunit beta produces MTTETAQQAQLTAVLLQHEVEQFYYHEAALLDAHRYEDWVLLFTEDTHYFMPLRRTVTRRQLHLEFTKPGEMAFFDEDKNYLEIRARKFATGTSWAEDPPSRTRHLITNVHIAEKSGDELQVHSNFLLYRTRLKNDVDQWVGRREDTLRFTEAGLAIAKRHIFLDQTVLQSANLSSFF; encoded by the coding sequence ATGACCACCGAAACCGCGCAGCAGGCGCAACTGACTGCTGTGCTCCTGCAGCACGAAGTCGAGCAGTTCTACTATCACGAGGCGGCACTGCTCGACGCGCACCGGTACGAGGACTGGGTTCTCCTGTTCACCGAGGACACCCACTACTTCATGCCTCTGCGGCGCACCGTCACCCGGCGGCAGCTGCACCTCGAGTTCACCAAACCCGGAGAAATGGCGTTCTTCGACGAGGACAAGAACTACCTCGAGATCAGGGCCCGGAAGTTCGCCACCGGCACCTCGTGGGCGGAAGACCCGCCTTCGCGGACCCGGCACCTGATCACGAACGTGCACATCGCGGAGAAGTCCGGCGACGAGCTGCAGGTGCACAGCAATTTCCTGCTCTATCGGACCCGTCTGAAGAACGACGTCGACCAGTGGGTCGGGCGGCGTGAGGACACCCTGAGGTTCACCGAGGCGGGCCTGGCCATCGCCAAGCGCCACATCTTCCTCGACCAGACGGTTCTCCAATCGGCGAACCTCAGCAGCTTCTTCTGA
- a CDS encoding aromatic ring-hydroxylating oxygenase subunit alpha — protein sequence MAETSVVDQLDSLVSLERGEIDRRIFSDQEIFNLEMKHIFGRAWLFLCHESQIPKRGDFFEAPMGTDNVLVVRQKDGGIKAFLNTCSHRGNAVCRAEEGNVRNFMCTYHGWTFGLDGELVGVPGSSLFYKDKLDRSKYPLRKVAQLESYRGFVFATFDETAPPLPEYLGATGRLGLDLLAERGDMEVIPGIQKFTVKTNWKFTVDNVFDYYHPQITHMSAFALGLIPAPPDNYMEGGAKSETGANLEVPFLPTDLHNVVMVGEYGHAISGPDQDALEVSTGVEPFAWRHNDETQARLGRHGSRVAGHPHIFPTTWVTAGGQLSLRVPREPGVTEIWWFSFRDKNASPEENAALLSSHIHFFGPAGLLEQEDGENWAQSTLQTKGLRSREVPQLLKMGLGTSEVVKDDGLAIIDAPINEHAQLWTYHSWREWLRNPTWEELRERTVPHDRF from the coding sequence ATGGCAGAGACGAGCGTGGTGGACCAGCTCGATTCCCTGGTCTCGCTGGAGCGCGGCGAAATCGACAGGCGCATCTTCAGCGACCAGGAGATCTTCAACCTGGAGATGAAGCACATCTTCGGCCGGGCCTGGCTGTTCCTGTGCCACGAGAGCCAGATCCCCAAGCGGGGCGACTTCTTCGAAGCGCCGATGGGGACCGACAACGTCCTGGTCGTCCGGCAGAAGGACGGCGGTATCAAGGCGTTTCTCAACACCTGCTCCCACCGGGGCAATGCCGTCTGCCGCGCGGAAGAGGGCAACGTCCGCAACTTCATGTGCACCTACCACGGCTGGACCTTCGGCCTCGACGGCGAATTGGTTGGTGTCCCGGGCTCGTCACTGTTCTACAAGGACAAGCTGGACCGCTCGAAATACCCGCTGCGGAAGGTGGCCCAGCTAGAGAGCTACCGGGGATTCGTATTCGCGACGTTCGACGAGACGGCCCCGCCGCTGCCGGAGTACCTGGGCGCCACGGGCCGGCTCGGCCTCGACCTGCTCGCCGAGCGCGGCGACATGGAGGTCATCCCGGGCATTCAGAAGTTCACGGTCAAGACGAACTGGAAATTCACGGTCGACAACGTCTTCGATTATTACCACCCGCAGATCACTCACATGTCCGCCTTCGCGCTGGGTCTGATCCCTGCTCCGCCCGACAACTACATGGAAGGTGGCGCGAAGAGCGAGACCGGCGCGAACCTAGAGGTACCCTTCTTGCCCACGGACCTGCACAACGTGGTGATGGTGGGCGAGTACGGTCACGCGATTTCCGGCCCGGACCAGGACGCACTCGAAGTCAGCACCGGTGTGGAGCCCTTCGCTTGGCGTCACAACGACGAGACGCAGGCGAGGCTGGGCCGGCACGGCAGCCGGGTCGCCGGCCACCCGCACATTTTCCCTACGACCTGGGTGACCGCCGGCGGGCAGCTGAGTCTGCGCGTCCCCCGCGAGCCGGGTGTCACCGAGATCTGGTGGTTTTCCTTCCGCGACAAGAACGCCTCGCCCGAGGAGAACGCCGCACTGCTCAGTTCCCACATCCATTTCTTCGGCCCGGCCGGGTTGCTGGAACAGGAAGACGGCGAGAACTGGGCGCAGTCGACCTTGCAGACCAAGGGGCTGCGCAGCCGCGAAGTCCCGCAACTGCTGAAGATGGGGCTCGGCACCTCCGAGGTCGTCAAGGACGACGGGCTGGCGATCATCGATGCGCCGATCAACGAACACGCTCAGCTGTGGACTTACCACTCGTGGCGTGAATGGCTGCGCAACCCGACGTGGGAGGAACTGCGCGAGCGGACCGTCCCGCACGACCGCTTCTGA